The window CTGGAGAATCAAAAGGGCACTGACCCATAGGTGCTGCTGTTGGGGGGAGGCAGGTGCCTCTTTGCTGGCGCTCACTTGGAGTGGGGCTGAAAGGGTTAGAGGAGCTCCGCCCTGCAGAGGGGACTGCTACCAGCTTCAGCAGGGTGAGGGGTGGGCCACTTCATTATTGGCCCTCATCTTGAGTAGGGCTGAGAGACAAGAATTCTGCTCCACAAGGGACATTATTGTCAGTGCCATCACGGCAAGCAATTCCAGCTTGTTGCTGGCATTTGCCTGGCATAGGATAGGAATGAAAGAATCAAAAGAACTCCATCCTGCAGGGATGCTGCCACCAAGAGGGGTTTGCTGCTTTGTTGCTGGAATTCACCTGTCAAACAAGCCCTGTCCTGcaggggctggtggtggggggcggggcagtAGGAGCAGGGCTGAGAGAGCCATAGGAGCTCTGGCCTGCAGGGACTGTTGGTACCACCAAAAGCAGGGCAAGGAGGTGCTACTTCACTGCTCACACTTGCTGCCAAGTCATCGCTAGGGTCCTGCTCTACCTGCCCAGTGCACCAGCTCTCATCCACCTTTCAGAGTCCTCTGATATTTACTTGACGCGTGCTGCACAGGGTCTTAAGTTGTATTAATATCAGTGGAAGAGACAGGGTGGTGTGTGTTTACTCCAGCTTGGTCAGAACTGCAAGTCCCTTTTTATGCAATTTTTAAGCAGTGGGATTATAAGGTGATTTTCCTATCATTTTTAGGCCTTTCAGAATTGTTcacataaactatttttaatgatTCTGAAGTTTCTGGCTTCAGTAGCTGGATAGGCAGGGtactgagaaggaaagagaatgggGTGAGGGAGGCACTGGTGAATGGAATTATGTATCAATGCTGAGGTGTCAAGTCAGGGCTGTGCACAGATGGTCAGGTGGCTGGTGCTGCGGCCGAGGGAGTCAGGGGAGAGAGAACCTGAGGACACAGGTGGAATCTGTGACACGCCTTGTGTGAGGGGGGCTGAGGAGAGGTCACTGCACTGGAGGCTCACAAGGATGAGAAGACACAAGTGGTTGAAGAGCACAGGAAAGGCGGGGAACCAGAGGCCACATTGTTGATGACACTCAGGAAGGGACTGTGAAAGGAAGGATAAGGCTAAAAAGAAACGCAGATGTTAACAAAgttggttttctttaaaaattcaagatacatatgagtatttatccaaaagaattgaaatcagggtCTCAGAAATATTAGCACTCCATGTTCACTGCGGCATATTCAACAAGAgccaagatgtgaaaacaacctaaatggcCTTAGATGGATGAACGGATgaggaaaatgtggtgtatacataaaataaaatattactcagccttagaaaggaaggtAATTCTGCACTATGTAGCAACACGGATGAACctcgaggacattatgctaattgaaataagccagtcacagaaggacaaatactacgTGATtacacttatatgtggaatctaaaacagtcgAATGTAGGATTGGTGAAATGGGGAGTTAACTAATCAGTTATGTAAGATACCTAAGTTTTAGAGATCTGTACAATACTGTACTTACAGACAATAATACTggattgtacttttaaaaatctgttaagagagtagatctcataTTATgggttcttaccacaataaaataaaattttaaaaaattcaagagaTGTTAATGTATTTTTAGCATGATaccaaaaaaccccccaaaaacaaaacaaaaaactccccaCAACTTATATTCTACCCAAATGAACGTGACTGTATCTGAACTAACTGTGTCATTAGAGAAGGGTGACAGTCTGTTTCAGCTCCTTTCCTCCAGAAAATGCCTCTGAAATCCAAATACAAGGTGGGCATCTATCTACACTCCCCCGTGGCTTCCAGCTACTGCTGCCTCAGTCTAGTAAGCTCCTGAGGGTGAGGCCTTCATGCCTTTCCTATCTGTTGGGGCCAGCACAGTGTTTGCATACAGCAGGagtacattaaatatttgttgaaagaataaatgcatgaatgagtACCAGAGTCTAGAAAAAGAGGGTCAAAGACTGCGATGTGTCAGTTTGTCACCAGCCCTGTCTGGAGGAACTGAGCTTGGATTGGAGGCCAATGCTGGTTATCAAATGAGGGCCCCAGGGGAGAATGGCAATTTGTTGATCTACCTTCCACCACACCAGCGTGACCACAACTTTGTAAAGAAGAAATCTCACACCTGCGCACCCAGAAACAAGACAGACTAGAGGGAAAGGCCAACAGGGTAACATCTAGAGAATGGTCTTAGgagtgattattttttctgtatacttcaCGTATTGTACAATTTTTCCACAAGACCCTCTAACTCCTTTGTCCTTAATCTAACCCTGTGTGCAGAAAGCTGCTTTCTGACTTGGAATTTAGACTCTAGGAGGGACTGGCCCAGCAGGAGGATGCACAGTGTCCTGCACAGATGGACAAGGCTGATAACCCTGGGCCATTTACTTCTTAGGACCTAGGACAGATCGGCAAATTGTGGACAGGTCTACACACAGGTCTCTTCTGCGTGGAGGAGCACAGATACAGTACTGGGCTTTGCAGCGACCACTCCAAAATGGTCCCTGCGAGGCTCAGTCCCTGAAGCAAGCTGGGCTCTGCTGTTTATTACAACCACCACTGCATTTCCCTCTGCTGAAGGGTTTCTCCATTCCTTCAGAGAAGGGGACACAGGGTgtagaagaggggaggaggaataGGCAGGAGTGCTGGGGACAAAGCAGCCTGAGTCCCTGAGGCAGAACCACCATGCACCCATCTGAGAGCTTCCACAATCTGGCTTTATGGTGTGTGCCCTGGAGCGGGAACTGGGGAGACAGTAGACCCCCTGGGAGCTCCAGGCAAGGTACTTGCCACCCATAAGATAATAAACAGCAGTAATTAGGTCTTTCTGGAAAATACAGTAATAATgttattaaaacttttattatctgTATGTTTTATATGAATTGAATTGCCTCCAGCTAATATAATTTGGGAGCAATAAGGATGACAGtagaagtaataataatgaattacaCTGTAAACAGATCCAGTGTCTAGGGAAGGTCTGGGGGCAGCTTCACTGTTGGGGCCTGGCAGCACAGACCCCAAGAGTCTGCTCCACTGTGCCTGAGGTGGCTCCTCAAGGTCCAGTTGGGACCAGGCACTCACCCTGCCCTGTCCTTCTAGTACCACCCTCTGGGAGGGTTGGTTCCCTGTCGAATGTGGGTaattcctcccctcctctctttgCATTCAAATGAAAATCATTATCCATGCCGGTAAAGTAACCTAGTTCTTCTGTTGCTTGGGGATTCATCTAATTCTATTATTTCTGTGGCTTAAAGAATGTTATTAAACATAGATGGACAAGACAATTCTCTTCTACTGTTTAAGCAAagctattaaataaaaactatattacattttacaaaccaaagaaaaatgCACAAGGTCTTTAACTACAGACCATCCCAGGTGTTTGATAGTGAAGAAAGCCTCACTTAGACAGAAGTTATACATAATTAAGAGGCCAAGCATCGCCCTCTGAGGCTtcttttctagatctatgaaccTGAGTATCCTGTTCTTAAGTTCTATCCATTCAGCAAGTCCTGGAGAGACACTTTCAATTCCAGGCCATGAAGGTGGACAGCGCTGATACCAGGGTTTCATGTGTACAGAGCAAGTCCCTCCTCCCTTGCTTTTTCAACAGACTTTTGAATCATTCTACATGAGCTTTGATAACCTTGCGGGAAATTTGCAGAGTGGATCATCAGCTACAACTTGAACCTCCCGCAGAACTCCCTCACTGATTATCCTAATGCAGTGGCAGCAACAGAAATCATGGCTGAGCCAAGGGGGTCCCCAGGTCAGGAAGGCCACACATGCAGGCTCTTAGGAACTACCTGAATCCTTGGCTGTCACCATAGAAATTTAAAGCACTTTATATACTGTACTTTTCCTAACTTTCTAGGAGGAAGTCAGAAACGATTAGAAGATCCTTGGATctgtttttatgttgttttgtaTGAGCTAATTTTTCCTCCTGTGTGTGCATCCTCTTTTTAGGGTACAGGATTCTCCGAGAGCCACCAGGTTCTATTTCCTCTTGGGCCCACAATGCAGTGCTTAAGCAGAGTCCTGGATTTCTAGTAGCCACTTAAAATAgcctgaaacatttttttttttttttttgagatagagtctcactttgttgcccgggctagagtgagtgccgtggcgtcagcctagctcacagcaacctcaaactcctgggcttaagcgatcctactgcctcagcctcctgagtagctgggactacaggcatgcgccaccatgcctggctaatttttttttctatacatatttttagttttccagataatttatccccatttttagtagagacggggtctcgctcaggctggtctcgaactcctgaccccaagcgatccacctgcctcggcctcccagagtgctaggattacaggcgtgagccaccgcacctggccctgaaacattttttttttaaataaaatttgccaCAAAAAAACTTCTCCCGAGGGCCCtcatcactcacacacacacacacacacacacacacacacacacacacacacatatacacacaactCATTTGTGCAGTTTCATTTTCTGGCACATAGATTTCCATTAATAAAAGAAACCAGCAATGAAAGATTCTTCAGCTCTTCTGCAAATACCCATTTCCAACAGATCTCTCATTTTATCTGAAACACTATAAATAAGAAGTGACAAATGTCAAAAACAGAAAGGTCATTTTTCTCTCTGCGCATGTTAAAAGACAGTTGCTTTCAAAGATTCTTACATTCTGCACCAATCTTAACATCAGCTCCCTTTTGGGACAGGAAGTAAATGCCCATCCTCCTGAGGGGCTTTCCTTTTACCAAGACTTGTGACTCCAACATATGAGACGCTTTCCACGTGAGGCTGGGCCACGTGAACCGATTATGAAATGGGGGGAATTTCTCTTCCTTGGGTGAAAAAGGTCACAAGGACGATAAGGGATAGCAGGGAGAGATGCTTCATTTACAGCCAAGAAGTATAATAGCTTAGGCCCTGGAAGAACTTGCATTAAAATGAGTACACATGTCTTGGGATTTGGGACTTTGCTGAGTTTCTCAGAAGAAAAGCAGGAGAAGAATTTGATTCACTGAGGTTCCCATCTTCTCTCAGGGAATATGCTGCAACATCAGTGTTTACATTTCCCTTGTTACCTTATGTCTGCACGCCTGATTTCTCTGAACTTACACAAAATCCTGATATCATTTCCCCTTCTCTATTCCCTACTCTTAATCAAACATGATGTCAGTGGCACTAAGAGGAATTTTGACTCCTTCCAATTTCCCTGCAACAAAATTTGTACCCGGAGTGGATGTCAAACAAGGTATGTCAACTAATGCGTCTTTCCCCACTGCTCTGCCCTTCCCGGACACCCTCAGCGGGCTCTTACCGGCTCCCCTGCGCAGCGACCTCTTCTCCTTCCTGGGCTCGGGCTCTCTGGGCCCGGCATCGGGGGGCGCAGGCGAGTGCGGCAGGGTGAGGCTCTGCAGGAGCGGCTTCCTGGGCAGGGGTGGTTTGGAGCTGAGCTGCTCAGGTGACCGGGCCTTCCCCTTGCCTTGGTCGCTGGGGGACCTGGCGCCTCGAAGGGCCGGGGCTGTCCCGACGTGACATTTCTCATCTTTCGGAAGCAAAGTCAGTCCTCTTTCTAACCTGACCTCCGCACTGTATCTCTTTACCCCTCTTGCCTCCTGGGCGGAGCTGTCTCGGTatttgagagagagggaggtggcCCGGAGCTTGACGGGGAAGGGGTTTCTGTCCTCACCCGGGGACGGCTCCTTGGCGGCCGGGCAGGGCTCTCTCGCGCCTGGCGTGGTCGGGCCAGCCGCGCTGTCCCCTGAGTCCTGAGAGTCACCCTCCGCTGCCTTCTGAGGCTCTGGTTTCCCGCTCTGGGGCTCAGGAGGCCCCTGGAGGTCATCGAGAGCCGCCTCGCTCCTCCAGGCGGGGCCGCTCCTCCCCAGGGGCAGGCGGCCGCTGGACGCGCCGGGAGGCTCGGGCAGGCGGGAGCTGCCCTGGCGCGGCCGCCCCCGGCCCGAGGACACCGAGAACTTCTTCGCGCCGCCGCCTCTCTCGGTTTTCCGCTCTGGCGCTGCCCTGTCTCCCTGAGGGGACTCTACCTGCTCAGCCTTGGGGCGCTCCGGCGGGCCGGCGTCTCTGTCCAGGGCGCAGGGTCCGGGCTCCCTCAGAGGCGACCCCGCAGGGGACCCACCCAGGCCTGTGCTGGCGGCCGACGCCCTGCGCTTCAGGCAGCTCTTGGGCGGTGGCGGGCTCGGGCTGGGGGCCGCGGGGGGCTCTTTCCTCGCTCCCTCCGGCTCCGGCACCTCCAGCGTCAGCTCCACTTCTTTTGGGACATCTTGGTCTGAAAAATCTTTGTTTGGGATATCTTGGTCTGGAACATCTTGGTTTGAGATATCTTGGTCTGGGACATCTTGGTTTGAGACATCTTGGTCTGGGACATCTTGGTTTGAGACATCTTGGTTTGGGACATCTTGATCTGGGACATCTTGATTTGGGACATCTTGGTCTGGGACATCTTGGTCTGGGACATCTTGGTCTGGGACATCTTGGTTTGGGACATCTTGGTCTGGGACATCTTGGTTTGGGACATCTTGGTCTGGGACATCTTGGTTTGGGACATCTTGGTCTGGGACATCTTGGTTTGGGACATCTTGGTCTGGCTTGCCTGGACCAGCTGGCGTCTCCAAGGTGACTGCGGTGACAGTCTCAGGAGGTGTTGTGTCCTCAGGGACGTTAGTAGATAACGGACTTGAGGCATCTTCAGAAGCACAAACCCCCTCCTCAGCTGcgtctgcagcctgggggcttGGGCCTGTGGTGGACAGCACCTCCTCCTGGTTCTTGCCATCGGGACCAGGGTGCAGTGAGCCTTCTGGCAGAGAAGGGGACTCCACACTGGAGGCGGGGACTGACACAGGCTCAGTGACCTCTGGGGTGGCCAGGCTGCTGGAGGGCTCATGCCCAGGGGAACTCCCCTCCTCCATGCTGGCACTGACTGCCGGGGAGTGCTGCAGGCGGGTGCGTCTGGCTCGGGCCCCTCCAGGCTGCAGCAAGGTGGCAAGTGGCCCAAGCCCAGGGCCTCTGCCTAGCACCACATCCTGCTGCACAGAGCTGGGGCTCTTTTCCTTGAGAGCTTGGGGTAGTGGCTTCTCCTCGAATTCCTCCTCCTCAAGGGTCCAGGTCAGATCACTCAGGCATTCAGACTGTGCACGCTGAGGGCAATAAAGATAGAAATTGTCACTACAGCAAATATGAGGAAGCTATGACCTCCCTGTTTTCCTCAAGGTTTAATATGGTTTAGAGAGCTGCACTTAAGTAGACATACCCACACAGGTAATTCTTCTCAATCCCTCCCTACTGGTCTACTTGGAATCCTGGCTCCCAAGTTCAGCAGAACAGTGGCAGCTATGCCCTCAAAATAAATGTGGCCTCCAGCCCATCTGCCGGAGCCTCAAAACCAGCAGACTAGAAAGTGAAGCAAAGGGAAGGGGACTGATGGAGGCTGGGTGTCTGCCACACTTTGTGCTCTGCacttatgtcatttaatccttgGTTCATCCCAGTGAGGAAGGGTTTGTCATTCCATTTTTGCACTTGCGAAccaggagctcagagaggttgataCTTTGGTCAAGGTTGAGCCAATAGGTGGCCCAGCTAAATAGCTGGCGCTTGCCCTGTGACCCTGAGTTCCTCTGAGCCAGTCTCTCCGGTCAACACTCTTCAGGGATGTGCCCTCATAGCAAAGCCAGACTGGTTTTCCTAAAAGATGATTCCGATCATGTCAAATACAGTCAATAGCTAACCACAGCTTATAGGATAAAGCCCCAAATTTTCAGCTACATTCAAAGTCCTATATTCTCTGGTCTTAAGTTGTTCTTTCCACTACCTACTCAGGTCAAATCAAGACCCCAACGCTGCACGAGACGCTTGGTCTGAGTGACTGTGGGGCTCTCCCAACACCTCCAGGATGCTCCACCAGCACCAAGGCCTGTTTCAAACTCTGCCTGCCAAATAGGAGGTCTTGCCTGCCCCCTGCAGCCACCATCTCCCTTGTCTGGCCTCCTGAAGCCCTACTGGCTTGAAAACCATACACTACCTTGtagtatttttcttctgaaagatTCTAGAATTCAGATTCTAGTCCAGCTTCCTCCTTCTTGTCACAAAGTCCATTCCTGCTCtctcaggaagggaaggagatcAAGGTAGTCACGGATCAGTCAAAAGTAATATGTGAAAATGACCAAAAGGTTGAGGGTTGATCTTTTTTTCATATCATTATACCCCAAGAGTCACTCAGGctgttcctctctctttccctttttctaaaGTAGAAAATGTGACACTCAGGGGTGTGTCTGCAataggattttttgttgttgtttgttgttattttaacatttttcagctGGTATCTGCTTGCTAAGAGAGCACAAGATGACTGGGATGTTTGTGATAATACCTAAGCTAACTCTTGCCAAAATGCACAAGCCTATTCTTTTGgattgaaaaagaggaagatgtGCAAAGAAATCTACAGCAGAAGAATTTTCAAAAGCTGTAGGTTCTTGACATTGCGTGTCACTGCTCGTTTGCTGCTACAGGAAACTGTTGATGTGGAAACATTTTTAGGATGTGGGTCATGTCTTAAAACTGTCAGTCACAGAAGCCACAAAAGGCAGCAGAAGGTGCTGCATGGCCAATCTTTCCCACCCTCGGGGCAGTGAGGGAGCATCTGAAAGCACCTTGATCCCTGAGAGGAGGCCAGGCCACAAGGAAGGTCCTCATGTTTGGGAAGAGAGACCTCATGACCAAAGGGCAAAGGAGGCTGTGGACACTAACGGACAGAAGCCTCCAAGTTAGGGCCCAGCAATGAATGGAGGGACGCTGGTGACCAGTGCCCAGTTCGGGAAGCATGGATGCCCCTGAGAACTTAAGATATCCATGCCTGCCCCTCCCAAGCAGGGACtagaaaaagggagaggaaagataTGGGAACAACAAGAGTTTAAATCAAGGAATGACTGAGTTTACATGTTTACCCACACTGACTACATCAAATTTTCTGTTATTCTACAaaatgggattcttttttttttttttatgagacagtcttgttctgtcacccaggctggagtgcagtggtgctattatagctcactgcagcctcaaactcctaggtccaagtgatcctcctgccatggcctctcaaagcgctgggattataggcgtgaaccaccacacttggcttaAAAAATGGGATTCAAGAATTAAGTCAagttcaggccgggcacggtggctcatgcctgtaatcctagcactctgggaggctgaggcgggtggattgctcgaggtcaggagttcgagaccagcctcagcaagagcgagaccctgtctctattaaaaatagaaagaaattatctggccaactaaaaatatatatatagaaaaaattagccaggcatggtggtgcatgcctgtagtcccagctactggggaggctgaggcagtaggatcacttaagcctaggagtttgaggttgctgtgagctaggctgatgccatggcactcactctagcccgggcaacacagcgagactctgtctcaaaaaacaacaacaacaacaaaaaaaaacacgaATTAAGTCAAGTTCAAAGTAAAGAAAGAGGGTTACAGCTCTGCCcagggggcagtgggaggggatgCTGCATTTCCATCTAAGTGTGAGCCTGGCTTCCCTCTGTCACCAAGTCCTGGCCAGGCTGTGGCTGGTTACACATGCCCCTGCCAGAGCAAAAGGCATCCCTGTGGGAATAAAGCACAGACCTGGGGGCCGGAAGGGAGCTTCCCTGCACCTGGCCCTGTGGTTTCACTCGGCACGAGGACAGGCAGGTCTGGAGTTACTGGACCTCAAGTCCCCACAGCGTGTAGCCTTTAACCATCAATGTGCTGGATGCATAAGCATATACACAAGTACCCTGGTCCCTGGCTGACACATTAGCCTGAAGTTGACCCACCTTGCTTCTTCCTCTAGCATTAGTCCCCTCAAAAGTCAACCCTGCTGGCACGAGTCTAAAAAGCACCTTCTACGTGCCCAAAGGAGAACACGCTTTCTCCAGGGAGCCCCTGAAATCCTGAGAGGCACCAGCCCACTGCTTCCAGCCGAAGCACCTATTTTGTCCTGGCTACTTCATCAACACCCCACAACTGTGTCGTGAGGGAAGGACAGAGGACATTAGCCTGTGAGCATCATTTTCTCTGTAGCCAGGCTGGCCCCACAACCTGCTCCTCGCTGTCTCCTGGGGTGAGGTGTTGTGGGCTCTGTCAGGCAGGGGAGATGGTAACAGCCCTCTGTGGACCCTGAAACCACTGGTACCACAAACCCAAAGTATTCCCCGGGCCAGTTTCTCAGCTTTGGAGGTAACAATGTCCTCAGGCAGTGTACCTAAAGAGGCGTCTGTCCTTACAGAGGCAGGATCCCCATGCTACTAAGTAGGTCCTTGCTCAAGGCAGGTGCTCACTCCAGTGGTTCAGCTTCTTCTTCTGTCATTCACtgattcattaattcactcattcatttgttcattcatccattcaacaactCTGTGATAGCATTGTTCTAGGGGCTGGAAGTATAGCTGGGCCAGTCTCAAATGAGACTGACAATGACCAACAGGCACATACGTTTACAAAGGTCATGTCAGAGTGTGGCAAGTGCTCTGAAGGAAGTGAATGGTCAGGCTGAGCTCCTCTGGGGAGAGGACCTCTGGGCTGAGACCCCAAGGCGCAGAAGCAGCCAGTCAGGAGAAGAGCATCTGGGCAGGGGATACAGCGTCCCAAGGCCCAGGGCCAGA of the Lemur catta isolate mLemCat1 chromosome 4, mLemCat1.pri, whole genome shotgun sequence genome contains:
- the CRACDL gene encoding CRACD-like protein isoform X1; the encoded protein is MREPEAQARLGKMAAFYQCVRPDPSELDMISTRVMDIKLREAAEGLGEDSTGKKKSKFKTFKKFFGKKKRKESPSSTGSSTWKQSQARTEVIAIESGPVGYDSEDELEESRGTLGSRALSHDSIFIPESGQDPARPVRVFSQENVSDRIKALQLKIQCNVKMGPPPPPGVPPAKRGEDAGMSSEDDGLPRSPPEMSLLHDVSLGPTIKVSLVSSSRPLSPDHASDTSASPRNSDGSLAPVADFSHPAESSSCLDNSAAKHKLLVKPRNQRSSKMRRLSSRAQSECLSDLTWTLEEEEFEEKPLPQALKEKSPSSVQQDVVLGRGPGLGPLATLLQPGGARARRTRLQHSPAVSASMEEGSSPGHEPSSSLATPEVTEPVSVPASSVESPSLPEGSLHPGPDGKNQEEVLSTTGPSPQAADAAEEGVCASEDASSPLSTNVPEDTTPPETVTAVTLETPAGPGKPDQDVPNQDVPDQDVPNQDVPDQDVPNQDVPDQDVPNQDVPDQDVPDQDVPDQDVPNQDVPDQDVPNQDVSNQDVPDQDVSNQDVPDQDISNQDVPDQDIPNKDFSDQDVPKEVELTLEVPEPEGARKEPPAAPSPSPPPPKSCLKRRASAASTGLGGSPAGSPLREPGPCALDRDAGPPERPKAEQVESPQGDRAAPERKTERGGGAKKFSVSSGRGRPRQGSSRLPEPPGASSGRLPLGRSGPAWRSEAALDDLQGPPEPQSGKPEPQKAAEGDSQDSGDSAAGPTTPGAREPCPAAKEPSPGEDRNPFPVKLRATSLSLKYRDSSAQEARGVKRYSAEVRLERGLTLLPKDEKCHVGTAPALRGARSPSDQGKGKARSPEQLSSKPPLPRKPLLQSLTLPHSPAPPDAGPREPEPRKEKRSLRRGAEKGPPPAAAGPGANGQPAPPWITVARQKRRGASDQPPNQEDKPGARTPKPELGKQAKPPERAQQDPVKHMDFVRSKSFLITPAKPPLERRRGVELSLQEGLQRGISLSHQNLAAQSAGMTEKELHQLKRASYASADQPSWMELARKKSQAWSDMPQIIK
- the CRACDL gene encoding CRACD-like protein isoform X3; the protein is MREPEAQARLGKMAAFYQCVRPDPSELDMISTRVMDIKLREAAEGLGEDSTGKKKSKFKTFKKFFGKKKRKESPSSTGSSTWKQSQARTEVIAIESGPVGYDSEDELEESRGTLGSRALSHDSIFIPESGQDPARPVRVFSQENVSDRIKALQLKIQCNVKMGPPPPPGVPPAKRGEDAGMSSEDDGLPRSPPEMSLLHDVSLGPTIKVSLVSSSRPLSPDHASDTSASPRNSDGSLAPVADFSHPAESSSCLDNSAAKHKLLVKPRNQRSSKMRRLSSRAQSECLSDLTWTLEEEEFEEKPLPQALKEKSPSSVQQDVVLGRGPGLGPLATLLQPGGARARRTRLQHSPAVSASMEEGSSPGHEPSSSLATPEVTEPVSVPASSVESPSLPEGSLHPGPDGKNQEEVLSTTGPSPQAADAAEEGVCASEDASSPLSTNVPEDTTPPETVTAVTLETPAGPGKPDQDVPNQDVPDQDVPNQDVPDQDVPNQDVPDQDVPNQDVPDQDVPDQDVPDQDVPNQDVPDQDVPNQDVSNQDVPDQDVSNQDVPDQDISNQDVPDQDIPNKDFSDQDVPKEVELTLEVPEPEGARKEPPAAPSPSPPPPKSCLKRRASAASTGLGGSPAGSPLREPGPCALDRDAGPPERPKAEQVESPQGDRAAPERKTERGGGAKKFSVSSGRGRPRQGSSRLPEPPGASSGRLPLGRSGPAWRSEAALDDLQGPPEPQSGKPEPQKAAEGDSQDSGDSAAGPTTPGAREPCPAAKEPSPGEDRNPFPVKLRATSLSLKYRDSSAQEARGVKRYSAEVRLERGLTLLPKDEKCHVGTAPALRGARSPSDQGKGKARSPEQLSSKPPLPRKPLLQSLTLPHSPAPPDAGPREPEPRKEKRSLRRGAEKGPPPAAAGPGANGQPAPPWITVARQKRRGASDQPPNQEDKPGARTPKPELGKQAKPPERAQQDPVKHMDFVRSKSFLITPAKPPLERRRGVELSLQEGLQRGISLSHQNLAQSAGMTEKELHQLKRASYASADQPSWMELARKKSQAWSDMPQIIK
- the CRACDL gene encoding CRACD-like protein isoform X5, whose amino-acid sequence is MCHCIPVPWKHLPMLSVKSIELDMISTRVMDIKLREAAEGLGEDSTGKKKSKFKTFKKFFGKKKRKESPSSTGSSTWKQSQARTEVIAIESGPVGYDSEDELEESRGTLGSRALSHDSIFIPESGQDPARPVRVFSQENVSDRIKALQLKIQCNVKMGPPPPPGVPPAKRGEDAGMSSEDDGLPRSPPEMSLLHDVSLGPTIKVSLVSSSRPLSPDHASDTSASPRNSDGSLAPVADFSHPAESSSCLDNSAAKHKLLVKPRNQRSSKMRRLSSRAQSECLSDLTWTLEEEEFEEKPLPQALKEKSPSSVQQDVVLGRGPGLGPLATLLQPGGARARRTRLQHSPAVSASMEEGSSPGHEPSSSLATPEVTEPVSVPASSVESPSLPEGSLHPGPDGKNQEEVLSTTGPSPQAADAAEEGVCASEDASSPLSTNVPEDTTPPETVTAVTLETPAGPGKPDQDVPNQDVPDQDVPNQDVPDQDVPNQDVPDQDVPNQDVPDQDVPDQDVPDQDVPNQDVPDQDVPNQDVSNQDVPDQDVSNQDVPDQDISNQDVPDQDIPNKDFSDQDVPKEVELTLEVPEPEGARKEPPAAPSPSPPPPKSCLKRRASAASTGLGGSPAGSPLREPGPCALDRDAGPPERPKAEQVESPQGDRAAPERKTERGGGAKKFSVSSGRGRPRQGSSRLPEPPGASSGRLPLGRSGPAWRSEAALDDLQGPPEPQSGKPEPQKAAEGDSQDSGDSAAGPTTPGAREPCPAAKEPSPGEDRNPFPVKLRATSLSLKYRDSSAQEARGVKRYSAEVRLERGLTLLPKDEKCHVGTAPALRGARSPSDQGKGKARSPEQLSSKPPLPRKPLLQSLTLPHSPAPPDAGPREPEPRKEKRSLRRGAEKGPPPAAAGPGANGQPAPPWITVARQKRRGASDQPPNQEDKPGARTPKPELGKQAKPPERAQQDPVKHMDFVRSKSFLITPAKPPLERRRGVELSLQEGLQRGISLSHQNLAAQSAGMTEKELHQLKRASYASADQPSWMELARKKSQAWSDMPQIIK